From the Corynebacterium comes genome, the window GCTTCCGCCCAGATAGCACCCAGGACGATGCCCAGACCCAGCACCGGCAGCGTGATGATGGCGGACTTGTAGGCCAGGGCATCGAGCTTCTTTGCACTCGGCAGCGGCTTGGCCACAGCCCCGAAGAAGCCTCGCTCCGCGCCCTTAGGTTGCCAGATGCGCAGTAGGTAGAGCAGGGAGGCGATACCCGACACGATGCCGATCGCCGCGCCCAGAGACACGGTGGAGACATGGACGGGCAACCAGTAGGACTGCAGGGCAGGCACCACCGGGGCGGAGTCGGAGTAGAGGCTGGTGCCAGCGAAGAACAGCAGGACGAGGACGGGGACCAGCAGCCAGGGCCACATGCTGCGCCATTCGCGGCGTTGAATGGCCAGGGCTGCGGCCATGACCGCCAGCACACAGATCATGGAGATGTACTCGTACATGTTGCCCAGCGGGAAGCGATCAGTGGCTAAGCCCCGCAGGACCACCGACATCAGGTGGACCACTGCCCCCAACCAGACCAGCATCTGGGTCATGCCGCCGAATTTATGGGCGGAAGCCTCCTGGGCAGCGAGATGTTCATCGGGGATCAGGGGGTCGGCCTCGGCGACGTCCCCCGTTGAGCGGTCACTGAGGTCAGCGGGGCTGTCACCGGCACCCACGGCGGCATATTCGGGGTGTGGGATGTCTTCGCGTGCCCGTCGGGCATCGATGACCCCCTGCATCTTCACGTAGTGCACGAGGGAGAGCACCAGGGCAAGCAGGTAGATCACGAACGCGGTCTGGAAGGCGGTGTCGGAGAAGACGGACAGAGTCTGATTAACAGGCATCAATGGATGAAGTCCTTATCGCTTAAAGGGCGGGTGTTACTGACGGGGGGTCGTGACCAGCACGGGGATGTTCTCCTCTGCCTCCTCATCGATGTCGTCCGGATCGGGCAGGCCGAGCAGTGCACGGTGGAGCCTGTCGAACTCCCCACCCCAGCCAGCACGGTCGGTGCGGGCCAGGCCACCCATCTCCACGAACGTGGAGCTCCCGTCGGCGGAAGGTCGCAGACGGATCCAGATCCGTCGGCGCTTGATGACCAGTGAGCCGATCAGGGAGGCGAGCATGATCACGGTGGTCGCCAGCACCCAGGGTTGGAACGGGTCGTGGCTGATCTGGAAGTTGGCGAATTCGCTGGCCCCGTCGAAGGTGACGGTCGTCCCGTCATCCAGGGTCACCTCATCGCCCTGCAGGAGGTTGACCCGTTCGATCTTCTGCAACTGTCCGGTGGCGATCAAGGTGGGGTCGAGTTCGAAGATCGACTGGGAGCGTCCGGTGTCCAGGCCCGCATCACCGCGGTAGATGTCAATGGCCACCGCCGGGTCGCGCATCGCTGGAAACGCGGAGGTCAATAGTTGACCGTTGTCCCCGCCCCACTCGGCGGTGGGGGCAAAGAGGCCTTCCAGGGCGATCTGGTTCTGGCGACGGTCATAGATGTCGGGGTACATGCCGGCCGGCGGGTCAAACCGCATGGCTCCAGAGGACAGGAAGAAGACCGGATCCTCCGGGCCGAACTGCAGGGTCTGCGTGCGGGATTCTCCATTGGGCCAGGTGACGGTGAAAGTCGGGGCAAAGCCGTGGCCCATGAGGTAGATGCGGTCGCCTGCCACCCGCAGGGGGTGGTTGACCTGCAGCTGGTAGTCGGTCCACTCCTCCTTGGGCTTGAGGATGTCCTCGCCGATGGCATAGGAGATATTGGAGGTGAACATCTCTGCCTGCCCGTTGGGCAGGTAGTCAGCAGAGAAGTCATGCGCGTCGAAGCAAAACGTGGTCAATCCTGTGCCGTCAAAGGTCGGACCAGCCCGGAAGGAGTCGAAGTTGGCGGTGGAGGTGTTGCAGAACTCGGTGCTCTGCTCGATCGGCGGGGTCTCGTAGTTGCCGGATTCGGTGACGATGATGACCATGCCCTCGTAGTAGACCATCCGGCCGGCAGCGATGGTGACGAGCATGCCCACCAGGGACAGGTGGAAGATCAGGTTGGCCAGCTCGCGGATGTGCCCGCGTTCGGCGGCCAGGGAAAACACCCCGGCCCTATCCTTATCCGGGGTGTACTCAGCGACTTTCCACCGCTTGAGCAGCCCCCGGGCGTCACGGGTGAGCTGGTCCATCGGCTTGTCGACGGTGCCCGTGGCGTGCAGCGGCAGGCGCTCCAGTCGCTTCGGTGCGCGCGTCGGCGGGGTTTTCATCGCCTTATAGTGCTCCCAGGACCTAGGCAGGATGCAGCCGATCAGGGAGAGGGTCAACAGCATGAAAATGGCGTTGAACCAGGTGGATTCGAAGACGTCGAACAGTTGTAGTTGGTCGTAGATCTCGGCGAGTCGGCCGTTGTCGGCAATATAGTCGGCGACGTTGCCCGCGTTGAGGCTGCGCTGGGGCAAGACGGTGCCGGGGATCGCGGCGATCGCCAGGACGAACAGCAATACCAGGGCGGTGCGCATGCTGGTCAGCCAGTGCCAGGCTTTCTTCGGATACGTTCCTACGGTGCGCATCAGGGGGGTCATGGTGTTCCTTTTCCAGTCCGCGGCCGGTCCCAGGGGGTGGTGGCTGCGGGGTAGGGATGTCAGTCGGGGGCCGGTGAGGTGAGCGGCCAGGTGCTAGATCAAGGTGGCGCCGTATTCGACGGTCCACTGGCGCACGAAGTTGATGAAATACGCCCACGCCCCGCTGGCCAGGGCAATGCCCACGAGGATCATGAGCACCCCGCCGAACATCTGGATCTTCCGGGAATGACGGCGCAGCCAACCAACCGTGCGCATGGCCCGGGCCGAGCCAAAGGCCATGAGAAGAAACGGCAGGCCCAGTCCCAGGCAGTAGCCGATGATGAGGATGACCCCGCGCACAGCGGTCATGCCCTCGGTGCCGGCGGACACGGAGATGATCGCCGCCAGGGTGGGCCCCAGGCACGGCGTCCACCCCAAGGCGAAGACTCCCCCCAGCAGCGGGGCACCCAACCAGGTGGACCATTTCTTCGGGGCCATCCGGGTGTCGCGTTGCAGGGCGGGCACCATGCCCATGAACGCCAGGCCCATGAGAATGGTGATCACCCCGCCGATGCGCATGAGAATCTCGGCGTTGAGGGTAAGCAGGCTGATCGCCCCGAAGACAGTGACGGTGGCCAGCACAAAGACGATCGTGAAGCCGAGGATGAACAACCCGGCCGCACCGGCTACCGCCCACTGGCGTTTGGTGACCACCGCACCCCGCTGGGCGTCGTAGTCAACCTCCCCGCCGACCACACTGGCCAGATACGACATGTACCCGGGCACCAGGGGTACCACGCACGGGGAGGCAAACGAGATCAGACCGGCCGCTGCCGCAGCCAGGATGCCGATCATCAGCGGCCCGCTGGCCGCGGCGTCGGCGAACTGCTGGCCGATCGCCAGCTGCGCCATCACATCAACGGTCATGATGCGGGTGCCTCCTCGGCCAGCGGCAGGGCGACATCGAGGATGTCATCGGCGGTGACCTCGCGGAGGAAGACCGCGGCTGGGCGGTGGCTTCGGTCCAGGACGATGGTGGTCGGGATGACCGAGGTCGGCACCCCGCCGAGTGCCGCGGCGCTGCGGAACGGTGGGTCGTAGATCGAGGGGTAGGTCACGCCATTATCGGTGACGAAGTCCTGGGCGATGGTCTGGTTATAGTCGCGGACGTTGATGCCCAGCACCGTGCCCCCGAGGGGTTCGAGAGTCTCCTGGACAAGCTGCAGGTCATCGACTTCCGCCCGACAGGGTGCACACCACTGGCCCCAGGCGTTGAGGACAACGATCTCACCTGCAAAATCAGACAGGCTGATCTCCTCATCCTCCGCCATCAGGGAGGGGCCGGAGAAGTCCGGCAGCGGGGCGCGTTCTTCCTCCTCGTAGAGGATTTCGGTCTGGCCTCCTGGTGAGTGGAACTGGAAGGTGCCCCCGACGGCCACGGCGTTTCGGGCACCATCGCCCGAGGAACAGGCCACCAGGGTCAGGGCGGTGAGCACCGCGGCAGCCGCGGTCGCGGCCCTGCGGAACGTGCTCGACATGGATGAGATCTCCTTAGTACGGGACGGGATGGAAAGGGGTCGGTGTTCTGCTTGTCCAGGACAAAACCACCACACCGACGCAGGTCACCTGGCTGCCCGGGGTGGGCGGTCGGCAGTGACCCTGACCATCCCGGCGATCACTCATGCTGTGGGCTTACTCGTAGCGAAGCGAGCTCATCATCCCGGTTTCCATGTGGTAGGCGTTGTGGCAGTGAAACGCCCACTCACCAGGGTTGTTAGCAATCAGATCAGCGATCACGGTTTCGCCGTGAAGGAGAAGGACGGTGTCCTTGCGCAACCCGCCGCTGCCGGGCAGCGACCAGGTGTGGCCGTGGATGTGCATGGGGTGGGGCATCATGGTCCTGTTGCGCATGATCATCCGCAGGCGCTGGCCCTCCCGGACGGTGCCCGGGGAGGATTGGCCGTCGGTGAGAATGCCCCATTCATACGGCATCATCTGCCCGCTCAGGTCAATGCTGACTTCTCGGTCTGGTTTGCCCTCCGGCACAAGTGCCCGGTCTGCAGGTTCGAAGGAGGTGAGGAAGGTACCGGCAGCGTTGAGCTCAGGGAAGGTGGTCTCTGGGGCGGGGACCCGGCCCCCGGAGGTCCGGACCACGGCGAAGGCCCGGTCGTCCTTGCCGGCGGCCAGAGCAGTCAGCGGGAACGCCCCATCGCCCAGCACCACCTCCACGTCCACGCGCTCGCCCATCGAGAGGTAGAACGATTCAATGTCGCGGGGGCGGACAGGGAAACCGTCGACATGGGTGACAGTCAGGCGGTGCCCACCGAGAGCCACCTTGAAGATGGTGTCACCACCTGCGTTGATGAACCGGAGGCGGGCTTTATCCCCCGGCCGGGCGTGGAACGTGCGGTGCGCCCTAGGGATGCGCCCGTTGATGAGATAGTGCGGATACATGACATCACCAGCATCTCCACCCAGAGCCGGGTCGGGGGTGCCGTGGGCCATCATGCCCCCGTCACCACCCATATCCATCCCGCCATGGTCACCCATGTCCATGTCCCCGTGGTCGCCCATGCCCATCCCCGTCAGCATGTGCAGCTGGTCCTCGGGGGTGCTGCCATCGATACCGTCAACCCAGTCGTCGAGCACGATGGTCCATTCGACGTCCTGGTCGTCCGCGTCTTCGGGATCGCGGACGATCAACGGAGCGTGCAGTCCGCGGTCGAGCTGCAGGCCACTGTGGGAATGGTAGAAGTAGGTACCCCCATGCGGGGTTTCAAAGAGGTAGCGAAACGTCTCCCCCGGTTCAATGGGAGATTGGGTCATCCCCGGAACCCCGTCGGCCGCGTGATGCAGGGCAATCCCGTGCCAGTGGATGGAGGTGGACTCGGGCAGGTCATTGGTGATGTCGACCTGGAGGACGTCCCCAACGGTGGTTTCGATGGCGGGTTCACCGGTATCGGCGCTATACCCCCAGGTCTGCGCCTCGATGCCCCCGATATCGATCGACATGGGTCGGGCAGTCAGCTTTTTGCGCACCGCGGGCTGCGCCAGGTTCCTCGGCGTCGGATACGGGCCAGCCGATGAGGAGGAACCGGAGGCAGCAGGGGCATTATTTCCCCCGCAGGCGGCCAGGGCACCGGTCCCGGCGAGCATGAGTCCACCGAGCAGAAGCTGTCGCCGGGAAAAATTATTCGTCATGGTTCAAACGTCCTTGGGGAGGGTCGGAGTGACACAGGGGGAAAGAATCGGGCAGAGCACAGGGCCAGTCCGTCAGGTCAGGCGCAGGTCCGTGACGCAGGTGACGCCGTCGTCGGTGGTGGAGAACTCGGTGGTACCGGTGCGTCCCTGATGGGTGACTTCGATGGTGCCGGTGGCCTCATCGGGGAGCCAGAAGCCGACGAATCCGTTGTCGAAGGTGGTCGTCTCCTCATCCACCAGGACCTCGCCACTCGTCCCATCGGTGATGGTGACCTGGATGGGCTCGTTGCCCAGCTCGCCGAGACAGGTGGTCAGGCTGTGGTAGAAGCAGTCATGCGTCTGGTTCACATACGGAGCGATCGACACGTACGTCAGGTCCTCCGGCAGGTCGAGGACGACTTCCTGATGATCGTCGGTGAGCAGTAGCTCGTCGGTGCGTACCGAGGCGATCAGGTCAGTGGGACGGTCAGCAACAGCCATCTGGTCAAGATGATCGATGGCCCCGGCGGCGTCCATGCCGGCCAGGTCGTGGGCGGCGAGGAACTCCTCTGAGGACACATCCCCGGCGGCGGGTTCCGAGATGGGGGTGGAACATCCGGCCAGGACAAGGGCGAGGGCGGGGGCCACGATCGCTGCTCGTTTCACGTCAATCTCCTCGGGTCAGGGTGGCATGCAACCTGGGGTTGATGCTATGACTTTTTAGCACCCTGACACCTCTCCCCTGAAATAAAAATGTCTTCTAGCAGCGCTGACATCCTCTTTGAGGGAGCTTGGGCAGTGGCCTAGCTCACCGCAACGGAAGCGTTTTCACCCCGTTTCGATTGTCCCCTGGCTCCCGTGTTGACTACCTGCACAGATGACAATCACCTGGTGGTAATACTTTTCTCCGGGACAGCGGAGCGTGAATACTCCCGGTTCTTGATCAGGTGATCGATGGGGGGAGCACCGAAGTTTTTGAAGACTTGATGAAGATTTCGTCCATAACCGCTCAGAAGCACCTCATTCCACCCGCCCTGGGGTGATACTGGCACCCATGGTTTCCCACACAACGGCGGAAAATCGTCCCGCTGGCCGGGTCCTGGTCGTCGACGATGAAAAACCCCTGGCCGAGATGGTGGCCACCTATCTCGAACGCGCCGGATTTACCGTCACCCAGGCCCACACCGGACCCCAGGCGCTGGAGGAGGCCCGCCGTTTCACCCCAGATGTCATCGTGCTGGATCTCGGCCTGCCCGGGATGGACGGCCTTCAAGTCTGTCGACAGATCCGCGCCTTCTCTGACTGCTACATCCTCATGCTCACCGCGCGCGGCAGTGAGGACGACAAGATCACCGGCCTGACGGCGGGGGCCGATGACTACATCACCAAACCGTTCAGCATCCGAGAACTGGTCACCCGCATCCATGCCGTCCTACGCCGGCCCCGGGCCACCACCATGGCTACCCCGCTGACGGTCGGCGAGCTGGTCATCGATCCCATCGCCCATGAGGCACGGGTCGGCGATGTACTCGTTGATCTGACCCGCACCGAGTGTGAACTGCTGGCCGTCCTCGCACTGCGCCGCGGCCAGGTCCTGTCCCGCCACGAACTGGTCACCGATGTCTGGGACACCTCCTGGGTCGGGGATGAACGCATCATCGACGTCCACATCGGCAACCTCCGCCGCAAGCTCGGCACTGACTCAAAGGGGCGGGGCTTCATCGAGACCGTCCGTGGGGTCGGCTACCGGATGGGGCGGGCATGAAAACCGAAACCAGCCTGACGTTGCGCTTCCTCGCTGCCCAGGTGCTGGTCGTGGCGATCAGCCTGCTCGTGGCCGGGGCGGTGGCCTCCCTGGTGGGCCCACCGGTGTTTCACGATCATATGTTGATGACCGGCCAGCCTGACCCCTCCCTGGAGTTGTTCCACGCCGAGCAGGCCTACCGGGACGCCAACCTGATCACCCTGGCCGTGGCGCTGCCGACCGCCCTGATCTGCGCGCTGATCGCCAGCCTGTGGCTCTCGCGCCGACTGCGCACGCCCTTGCAGAGCCTGACCCGGGCGGCCACCTCCGTCGCTGCCGGCAACTACCGCGTGCGGGTTCCTGCCGGGGATGCCGGACCCGAGGTCACCACCTTGGCCCAGGCCTTCAACACCATGGCTGATCGCCTCGAACACACCGAGGACCTGCGACGACAGATGCTCTCGGATCTAGCGCATGAGATGCGCACCCCGGTCTCCGTGCTGTCGGTCTACCTCGACGGTCTAGAAGACGGCGTGGTGGACTGGGACCTCGCTACCCACACGGTCATGGCGGAGCAGCTCACTCGTCTGACCCGCCTGGTTGAGGACATCGATGATGTCTCCCGGGCCCAGGAAAATCAGATGGACCTGGATGTGACCGAGGAAGACCTCAGCCAGCTCCTCCACGCCACCGCAGCAGCAGCTCAGGAATCCTACGTCGATAAGGGCGTCGGGCTGCAGGTCGAGGCTGCCACAGGCACGGCCAGGGTGGTCGTCGACCCTCAACGCTTCGGCCAGGTCATGGGCAACCTGCTGACCAACGCACTGCGCCACACCCCGCCCGGCGGTCAGGTCACCATCGGTGCCGCCCGCCGAGGGGCCGACAGTGTCCTCATCAAGGTCACCGACACCGGGGACGGGATGACTGCAGACCAACTGGGGCACATCTTCGAGCGGTTCTACCGCGGGGACACCGCCCGCGGCCGGGACAACGGCGGTTCCGGTATCGGCCTGACCATCTCCCGGGCGCTGGTGGAAGCTCACGGCGGGACACTCACCGCTACCTCTTCCGGACCTGGTGCCGGATCGATCTTCACCATCGCTCTTCCGCTGCTCCCGGAAAGAACCGCACTGATGAGCGCCGACCGTCCCGATGAGACAACGATTCTCACTACCCCTCGAAATATACCCCATAGGGGTATATAGTGAAAGGCGAGACCTTGCCCGATTCACCGATCCGAAGGAGCGATCCGATGACCACCCCGACTCCCCCCTTGCTGCCGATGGCCTCCGACGGCTGTGGGTGCTGCGCACCCTCTGCCCCCTCTACGCCTTCCGTGAAAACCTCCTCCGCCCCTGCCGCCACGAAAACCAACGCAGGCCCCGATGTTCCCACCGTCTACCAGGTCACCGGCATGACCTGCGGTCACTGCATCAGCAGCGTCACCAAGGCTGTCCGTGCGCTGCCCCAGGTCGACGACGTTCAGATTGACCTTGCCGCCGGTGGTGTCTCCACCGTCACCGTCACTGGTGCCGCCTCCCCGCAGGTGGTCAAGGACGCCATTGCAGCAGCCGGCTACAGCGTCATTCCCTGATTGGTCCATCCACCAGCTCAACCCTGACCGGGTTGAACGGAAGGAATGTCATGAACACTCCCCACCATCACGGTGATCACCACGGTGATCACCCCGCCCCGGAAGCGGGGCACACCAACCTCACCGAACAGGCCGGTCACGAGCACCATGCGGATACCGACACCCACGGCCAGGCGATGCCGCACGAGCACCCGCACTCGGCCCTGGATGAGGAGCACCAGGTCCACAGTCACGGCGAACACGCCGGTCACAGCACCGCGATGTTCAGAAAATACTTCTGGTGGTCGCTGATCCTGTCGGTGCCGGTGGTGTTTTTCAGCCCGATGTTCGCCGATCTACTGGGATACAGTATTCCGGAGATTCCGGGAGCCTACTGGATTCCTCCGGTCCTGGGCACGATCATCTTCGTCTACGGCGGCAGCCCCTTCCTCAAGGGTGCAATGACCGAGCTGAAATCCCGCCAGCCGGGCATGATGCTGCTGATCGCCATGGCCATTACCGTCGCATTCCTCGCCTCCTGGGTCACCACCCTGGAGATTGGCGGATTCCACCTGGATTTCTGGTGGGAGCTGGCCCTGCTGGTGACCATCATGCTGCTGGGCCACTGGCTGGAGATGCGCGCCCTCGGAGCGGCCTCCTCAGCACTCGACGCCCTGGCCGCACTCCTGCCGGATGAGGCCGAAAAAGTGGAAGACGGGACCACCCGCACCGTCGCCATCTCAGAGCTCACCGTCGACGATGTCGTGCTCGTGCGGGCCGGTGCCCGGGTGCCGGCCGACGGAACCATCATTGATGGTGCGGCCGAATTCGATGAGGCGATGATCACCGGCGAATCCCGACCCGTCTTCCGCGACACCGGTGACAAGGTGGTCGCGGGTACCGTCGCCACCGACAACACCGTCCGCGTGCGCGTCGAGGCCACCGGCGGGGACACCGCCCTGGCCGGGATCCAGCGCATGGTCGCCGACGCCCAGGAATCCTCCTCCCGGGCACAAGCCCTGGCCGACCGCGCCGCAGCCTTCCTGTTCTGGTTCGCCCTCATCGTTGCCCTGATCACCGCAGTGGTGTGGACCGTGCTGGGTAGCCCAGACGATGCCGTCGTGCGCGCGGTGACGGTGCTGATCATCGCCTGCCCGCATGCCCTGGGCCTGGCCATCCCCCTGGTCATCGCGATCTCCACCGAGCGGGCCGCGAAATCCGGCGTCCTCATCAAGGACCGGTTGGCCCTGGAGCGCATGCGCACCATCGATGTGGTGCTCTTCGACAAGACCGGCACCCTGACCGAAGGCGCGCACGCGGTCACCGGTGTCGTAGCAGCTGACGCCGTCACCGAGGGCGAGCTGCTGGCGCTGGCGGCTGCTGCGGAGGCCGACAGTGAGCACCCCGTGGCCCGTGCCATCGTCGCAGCCGCCGCCGCACACCCCGAGGCCTCCCGCCAGCACATGCGCGGCGAGAACTTCACTGCGGCCTCCGGCCGGGGGGTGCGTGCCCGGGTGAACGGCTCCGACATTGTCGTCGGTGGGCCGAACATGCTGCGCGAGTTCGGCCTCACCCCACCGGGTGAGATCACCGACACCACCAGCTCCTGGACCGGGCGTGGGGCCGGTGTCCTCCATGTCGTCCGTGACGGAGAGATCATCGGTGCCGTGGCGGTCGAGGACAAGGTCCGCCCCGAATCCCGTGCCGCAGTGCGCGCCCTGCAGCGCCATGGCATCAAGGTCGCGATGATTACTGGCGACGCCCAACAGGTCGCCCAGGCAGTGGGCAGGGACCTGGGGATTGACGAGGTCTTTGCCGAGGTCCTGCCCCAGGACAAGGACACCAAGGTCACGCAGCTGCAGGACCGTGGCCTGAGCGTGGCCATGGTCGGTGACGGCGTCAACGACGCCCCCGCTCTGGCGCGTGCCGAGGTCGGCATCGCCATTGGTGCCGGCACCGATGTGGCCATGGAATCCGCCGGGGTGGTCCTGGCCAGCGACGATCCGCGGGCGGTGTTGTCGATGATTGAGCTCTCGCGGGCCAGCTACCGCAAAATGGTCCAGAACCTCGTCTGGGCGACCGGTTACAACATCGTGGCCGTGCCGCTGGCCGCCGGTGTGCTCGCCCCCATCGGTATTCTGCTTCCCCCGGCGGCCGCTGCCATCTTGATGTCCCTGTCCACGATCATCGTCGCCCTCAACGCCCAGCTGCTGCGTCGGATTGATCTGGATCCGGCCCACCTGGCCCCCACTGACCGGAAGGATGAGCACACTGCCCTGAGCCCTGCGGCCACCGTCCACTGACATGTACTCCATCATCGACTCCCCCCATGCACATCTTCTGAAAGGGAACCTCATGAAGCGCACCATCACCCTCGCCACCCTCGCCGTGGCCTCCACCCTGGTTTTGTCCGCCTGTGCAGACGGTACCGAGGGAGAAAACACCGACGCCACGACCATCGCCACGACATCAGCCCCCGACACCGCCGAGACGACCGGAGCCACCACAGGTACTGAAACAGAGACGGGGGCGGCTGGAGAGGTCTCCGCCGAGCACAATGACGCCGACATCATGTTCGCGCAGATGATGATCCCGCATCACCAGCAGGCCGTGGAGATGAGCGAGATGCTCCTGGCCAAGGATGATATCCCGACCGAGGTCGCTGAATTCGCCGAGGGCGTCATTGACGCTCAGGGCCCCGAGATTGACCGGATGAACACCATGCTCGAGGCCTGGGGAGAAGAGCCGGTCACCGGTGACATGGGTGGGATGGACCATGGCGGGATGAGCGGGATGATGAGCGAGCAGGACATGGCAGCCCTCGACGACGCCCAGGGCACTGAGGCGGCCCAGCTCTACCTGGAGCAGATGACCGCCCACCACGAGGGCGCTGTCGAGATGGCCCGCGATGAGGTCACTGACGGCCAAAACCCGCAGGCCATCGCCCTGGCTGAACAGGTCATTGAAGACCAGGAGGCCGAGATCACCCAGATGGAGCAGATGCTCAACGCGCTCTGAACAAAGGCAGTGCCTGACCACACCAGATGAGAAGCACGACGATACGACCATCAGGTCACACCAGGATTTCTGGGAAGGACGAAGAATATGCCAACTAAGATCAAGGTTGCAGTAAACGGGTACGGTGTCATCGGTAAACGGGTAGCCGACGCGGTGAGAGCCCAGGAGGACATGGAACTCCTCGGGGTCAGCGACGTCACCACCGATTACCGGGTCGCCACCGCCATCACACTGGGCATCCCGGTTTATGCTTCCACCGAAGAAGCCCACCAGGAGATGAGCGAGGCCGGATATCCTGTCGCCGGAAACCTATCGGACCTGCTCGACAACGCTGACGTCGTGGTGGACTGCACCCCGGCCACAATCGGGGCCGGCAACCTCGACCTCTACCGCACGCATGGAGTCAAGTCCGTGTTCCAGGGCGGGGAGAAGCACAGTCTCACCGGTCACTCTTTTGTTGCCAACGCCAACTACAGTTCCACGCTCGGACGCGACACCACCCGCGTGGTGTCCTGCAACACCACCGGAACTGTCCGCACTCTGACCGCACTCAAAAACGCTGGGTTGCTGACCAAAGCACGCGGAGTGCTCGTCCGACGGGCCACCGATCCGTGGGAATCCGATCACTCGGGGATCATGAACACCATCGTTCCCGAAGGCAGGATCCCCAGCCATCAGGGCCCGGACGCCCAGTCGGTGGTCCCCGACCTGGATGTGGTGACCATGGCGGCCAAGGGAGCACACACCCACAACCACCTGCATTTCTGGACCATCGAGCTGACCCGTCCGGCAGACGCAGCAGAGGTTCTCGAGGCGTTGAAGGCGATGCCGCGGATCGCTTTCGTGCGACGCTCCGATGGCATCGTGGCGGTCAACAGCACCGTCGAACTGATGCGAGATCTAGGTAGGCCACGAGGTGATATGTATGAGGTCGCCATCTGGGAGGACATCCTGACCGTGCAGGGCAATGAGTTGTACTGGACGTACACGGTCGATAACCAGGCCATCGTGGTCCCCGAGAACATCGACGCGATCCGTGCCCTGGCTGGCACCGTGGAAGACGGTGATGAATCCATCCAGCGCACCGATCGTGCCCTGGGGGTACGCGCGGACTTTGTCTCCCCTGCGCCCACCAGCTGATTCACGCAGCAGACACCCACGGCGGTGCCCGACCCGGATATGAGCTATCCGGGTCGGGCACCGCCGTTTGCCCAGGTGATCAGACGCACCGCGCCTTCTTTCGAAGACGCACTCAGGTGCGAGATGCTTCCGCGATGGTACCGATTGTTTCCGCCAGGACAGCGTCGAATTCGACGTCATTCTGGGTGACGGTGAGCCCTTCGGTCAGGGCGCGGGAGAAACTGGCGATCATCCCGCGGTTGCGTGCTAGGCGGGCATTCGCTTCCGCGCGTGAGTAGCCCCCCGATAGTGCCAGCACCCGGATCACCCGCGGATGTTCCACGAACTCGCGGTAGAAGTCATCCGTGTCCGGAAGCGTCAGTTTGAGGATAACCAGCTGGTCCTCCTTGAGCTGGTCCAGCTCTGTGCGCAGGCCCCCCCGGAGCTGGTCTTCTACCTCGGTCTTGCGGGGACTGTGGATGTCGACCTCAGGCTCAACAATGGGCACCAGCCCGAACCCGAGGATCTGCTGAGCGATCGCAAACTGCTGCGCCACGACAGCGTCCACCCCCTGCCCGGGAAGCTTGATGAACGAGCGCATTTTGGTACCGAA encodes:
- a CDS encoding copper-translocating P-type ATPase; the encoded protein is MNTPHHHGDHHGDHPAPEAGHTNLTEQAGHEHHADTDTHGQAMPHEHPHSALDEEHQVHSHGEHAGHSTAMFRKYFWWSLILSVPVVFFSPMFADLLGYSIPEIPGAYWIPPVLGTIIFVYGGSPFLKGAMTELKSRQPGMMLLIAMAITVAFLASWVTTLEIGGFHLDFWWELALLVTIMLLGHWLEMRALGAASSALDALAALLPDEAEKVEDGTTRTVAISELTVDDVVLVRAGARVPADGTIIDGAAEFDEAMITGESRPVFRDTGDKVVAGTVATDNTVRVRVEATGGDTALAGIQRMVADAQESSSRAQALADRAAAFLFWFALIVALITAVVWTVLGSPDDAVVRAVTVLIIACPHALGLAIPLVIAISTERAAKSGVLIKDRLALERMRTIDVVLFDKTGTLTEGAHAVTGVVAADAVTEGELLALAAAAEADSEHPVARAIVAAAAAHPEASRQHMRGENFTAASGRGVRARVNGSDIVVGGPNMLREFGLTPPGEITDTTSSWTGRGAGVLHVVRDGEIIGAVAVEDKVRPESRAAVRALQRHGIKVAMITGDAQQVAQAVGRDLGIDEVFAEVLPQDKDTKVTQLQDRGLSVAMVGDGVNDAPALARAEVGIAIGAGTDVAMESAGVVLASDDPRAVLSMIELSRASYRKMVQNLVWATGYNIVAVPLAAGVLAPIGILLPPAAAAILMSLSTIIVALNAQLLRRIDLDPAHLAPTDRKDEHTALSPAATVH
- a CDS encoding sensor histidine kinase, translated to MKTETSLTLRFLAAQVLVVAISLLVAGAVASLVGPPVFHDHMLMTGQPDPSLELFHAEQAYRDANLITLAVALPTALICALIASLWLSRRLRTPLQSLTRAATSVAAGNYRVRVPAGDAGPEVTTLAQAFNTMADRLEHTEDLRRQMLSDLAHEMRTPVSVLSVYLDGLEDGVVDWDLATHTVMAEQLTRLTRLVEDIDDVSRAQENQMDLDVTEEDLSQLLHATAAAAQESYVDKGVGLQVEAATGTARVVVDPQRFGQVMGNLLTNALRHTPPGGQVTIGAARRGADSVLIKVTDTGDGMTADQLGHIFERFYRGDTARGRDNGGSGIGLTISRALVEAHGGTLTATSSGPGAGSIFTIALPLLPERTALMSADRPDETTILTTPRNIPHRGI
- a CDS encoding response regulator transcription factor, whose amino-acid sequence is MVSHTTAENRPAGRVLVVDDEKPLAEMVATYLERAGFTVTQAHTGPQALEEARRFTPDVIVLDLGLPGMDGLQVCRQIRAFSDCYILMLTARGSEDDKITGLTAGADDYITKPFSIRELVTRIHAVLRRPRATTMATPLTVGELVIDPIAHEARVGDVLVDLTRTECELLAVLALRRGQVLSRHELVTDVWDTSWVGDERIIDVHIGNLRRKLGTDSKGRGFIETVRGVGYRMGRA
- a CDS encoding DUF305 domain-containing protein, whose product is MKRTITLATLAVASTLVLSACADGTEGENTDATTIATTSAPDTAETTGATTGTETETGAAGEVSAEHNDADIMFAQMMIPHHQQAVEMSEMLLAKDDIPTEVAEFAEGVIDAQGPEIDRMNTMLEAWGEEPVTGDMGGMDHGGMSGMMSEQDMAALDDAQGTEAAQLYLEQMTAHHEGAVEMARDEVTDGQNPQAIALAEQVIEDQEAEITQMEQMLNAL
- a CDS encoding heavy-metal-associated domain-containing protein → MTTPTPPLLPMASDGCGCCAPSAPSTPSVKTSSAPAATKTNAGPDVPTVYQVTGMTCGHCISSVTKAVRALPQVDDVQIDLAAGGVSTVTVTGAASPQVVKDAIAAAGYSVIP
- a CDS encoding type II glyceraldehyde-3-phosphate dehydrogenase — its product is MPTKIKVAVNGYGVIGKRVADAVRAQEDMELLGVSDVTTDYRVATAITLGIPVYASTEEAHQEMSEAGYPVAGNLSDLLDNADVVVDCTPATIGAGNLDLYRTHGVKSVFQGGEKHSLTGHSFVANANYSSTLGRDTTRVVSCNTTGTVRTLTALKNAGLLTKARGVLVRRATDPWESDHSGIMNTIVPEGRIPSHQGPDAQSVVPDLDVVTMAAKGAHTHNHLHFWTIELTRPADAAEVLEALKAMPRIAFVRRSDGIVAVNSTVELMRDLGRPRGDMYEVAIWEDILTVQGNELYWTYTVDNQAIVVPENIDAIRALAGTVEDGDESIQRTDRALGVRADFVSPAPTS